Proteins found in one Terribacillus sp. DMT04 genomic segment:
- the rpoD gene encoding RNA polymerase sigma factor RpoD: MAENKPAGSKVNETEMTLEQARDLLVEMGKKRGVLAYEEVSERLANFELDSDQMDEIYEHLNEQGVEVIGESDQDPNMKQIAKEEEFDLNDLSVPLGIKINDPVRMYLKEIGRVDLLSAKEEIALAERIEAGDEMAKRRLAEANLRLVVSIAKRYVGRGMLFLDLIQEGNMGLIKAVEKFDYRKGFKFSTYATWWIRQAITRAIADQARTIRIPVHMVETINKLIRVQRQLLQDLGREPSPEEIGEEMELTPEKVREILKIAQEPVSLETPIGEEDDSHLGDFIEDQEATSPSDHAAYELLKEQLEDVLDTLTDREENVLRLRFGLDDGRTRTLEEVGRVFGVTRERIRQIEAKALRKLRHPSRSKRLKDFLE; the protein is encoded by the coding sequence ATGGCAGAGAATAAGCCAGCAGGTTCTAAAGTGAATGAGACTGAAATGACATTGGAGCAAGCAAGAGATCTCCTTGTTGAAATGGGTAAGAAGCGCGGAGTTCTCGCTTATGAAGAGGTAAGTGAGCGTTTGGCGAACTTTGAATTGGATTCCGATCAGATGGATGAGATTTACGAACACTTGAACGAACAAGGTGTAGAAGTAATCGGAGAATCTGACCAAGACCCTAATATGAAGCAAATAGCAAAAGAAGAAGAATTTGATCTGAATGATCTTAGTGTGCCGCTTGGTATTAAGATTAATGATCCTGTTCGTATGTATTTGAAAGAAATCGGCCGCGTGGATCTTTTGTCAGCGAAAGAGGAGATTGCACTCGCTGAACGAATTGAAGCCGGAGATGAGATGGCGAAACGCCGTTTGGCGGAAGCCAACTTGCGACTAGTCGTTAGTATTGCAAAACGTTATGTTGGTCGCGGTATGCTGTTCTTGGATTTAATCCAGGAAGGTAACATGGGACTAATTAAAGCGGTAGAAAAATTTGACTATCGTAAAGGTTTCAAATTCAGTACGTATGCAACATGGTGGATTCGACAAGCTATTACGCGTGCCATTGCGGACCAAGCTCGTACGATTCGTATTCCGGTACACATGGTGGAGACAATCAACAAGCTAATCCGCGTGCAGCGTCAGCTATTGCAGGATTTAGGCCGTGAACCTTCTCCAGAAGAAATCGGTGAAGAAATGGAACTTACACCTGAAAAAGTAAGAGAAATCCTTAAGATTGCGCAAGAACCAGTTTCACTCGAAACGCCAATCGGTGAAGAAGACGATTCCCATCTTGGTGATTTCATTGAAGACCAAGAAGCAACTTCTCCTTCTGACCATGCAGCATATGAATTGCTGAAAGAACAGCTGGAAGATGTATTGGATACGTTAACGGACCGAGAAGAGAACGTTCTTCGCCTTCGTTTCGGTTTAGACGATGGCAGAACGAGAACACTGGAAGAAGTCGGCAGAGTGTTCGGCGTTACTAGAGAGCGTATTCGTCAGATTGAAGCGAAAGCACTTCGTAAGCTTCGTCATCCAAGCCGAAGCAAGCGGTTGAAAGATTTCCTAGAATAA
- the dnaG gene encoding DNA primase, with the protein MAGTIPEEFVETVRKTNDIVDIVGEHVQLKKQGRNYFGLCPFHGEKSPSFSVTQEKQIFHCFGCGKGGNVFTFLMELQGLSFSQAVQQLAQRSGTEIPDHVVQQQDSGTSREEQTALEANEWVVKLYHNLLRNTKEGKSGYEYLLGRGLTEETIDTFKLGFAPNSRDFTVKFLDGKGYKPHDLLHTGLFSTDKEGNPQDRFRGRVIFPIRNHLGKTVGFGGRTLGDGQEPKYLNSAESDLFQKGRMLFNFDLARSEIRKTGQVVVFEGYNDVIAAHQAGVRNGVATLGTSLTETQARLLKRYAEQVVICYDGDKAGFEASYRALQILKKTGNHVRVAMLRDGLDPDDYIREHGAEKFKRSIIEAGLTATSFMMQYLKQDFNLAVEGDRLQYVEKVLDEIAQIESSVEREHYLRELSHAMDLSLETLASDLEPRLRKRAAKKQVSIPEATPAAKQKSRHYEKKMPSAFQAAEKQLLAHMLRTATIADKVQEEVGASFITDQFQVIVTHLYAFYEEGNEADVSQFVSTLEDPSLQQLVIQTAMLPVTEDVSDQEISDYIRTIKREQVNKTDIGQLLAEQRQAEQENDPIRAAQIAMKIMEIRRTLKSSL; encoded by the coding sequence ATGGCTGGTACAATACCAGAGGAGTTTGTGGAAACAGTCCGTAAAACGAATGATATTGTCGACATTGTCGGCGAGCATGTTCAATTGAAAAAACAAGGCCGTAACTACTTTGGTTTGTGTCCTTTTCACGGGGAGAAATCCCCATCTTTTTCCGTTACACAAGAAAAGCAGATTTTCCATTGTTTTGGGTGCGGTAAAGGCGGGAATGTGTTCACTTTCCTAATGGAACTGCAAGGTCTTTCCTTTTCACAAGCTGTTCAGCAGCTTGCACAAAGAAGCGGAACAGAAATTCCAGACCATGTGGTACAACAGCAGGATAGCGGGACCTCTCGTGAAGAACAAACAGCCTTAGAAGCGAATGAATGGGTTGTAAAACTTTATCATAACTTGCTTCGCAATACAAAAGAAGGTAAGTCTGGTTATGAATACTTGCTCGGCCGAGGGTTAACGGAGGAAACAATTGACACGTTTAAGCTTGGTTTTGCTCCGAACAGCCGAGACTTTACGGTGAAATTCCTCGATGGGAAAGGGTACAAGCCGCATGATTTGCTTCATACCGGTCTGTTCTCAACCGATAAAGAAGGCAACCCTCAAGATCGCTTTCGCGGGAGAGTTATTTTCCCAATTCGGAATCATCTCGGGAAAACAGTCGGGTTCGGCGGACGTACTTTGGGAGATGGACAAGAACCAAAGTACTTGAATAGTGCGGAGAGCGATCTTTTCCAAAAAGGAAGAATGCTGTTCAATTTTGATTTGGCTCGGAGTGAAATTCGCAAAACTGGACAAGTTGTCGTATTTGAAGGCTATAATGACGTGATTGCCGCTCACCAAGCTGGCGTACGGAATGGAGTGGCAACGCTCGGTACTTCTCTTACTGAAACGCAGGCACGGCTTTTGAAACGATATGCTGAGCAAGTTGTCATTTGCTACGACGGTGATAAGGCAGGGTTTGAAGCGTCTTACAGAGCGCTGCAAATCCTAAAAAAGACAGGCAATCATGTGCGCGTCGCCATGCTTCGAGACGGGCTTGACCCTGATGATTATATTCGTGAGCATGGAGCAGAGAAATTTAAACGCTCCATTATTGAGGCCGGACTGACGGCGACGTCCTTTATGATGCAATATTTGAAACAGGACTTCAACTTAGCGGTAGAAGGAGATCGTCTCCAGTATGTAGAAAAAGTGTTGGATGAGATTGCGCAGATTGAAAGCTCTGTAGAAAGGGAACACTATTTGCGGGAGCTTTCTCATGCAATGGATCTATCCCTGGAGACGCTCGCCTCTGATTTGGAGCCGCGGCTCCGAAAACGTGCTGCGAAAAAGCAAGTGAGCATTCCGGAGGCTACTCCGGCAGCGAAGCAGAAATCGCGTCATTATGAAAAAAAAATGCCATCTGCATTTCAAGCGGCAGAAAAACAGCTGTTGGCGCATATGCTTAGAACAGCGACAATTGCAGATAAGGTGCAAGAAGAAGTTGGCGCTTCTTTCATAACCGATCAGTTTCAAGTAATTGTCACACATCTGTATGCTTTTTATGAAGAAGGCAATGAAGCGGATGTCAGTCAGTTCGTTTCAACATTGGAAGATCCAAGCTTGCAGCAGCTGGTTATCCAGACAGCTATGCTGCCGGTGACCGAAGATGTAAGTGACCAGGAAATTAGTGATTATATTCGTACGATTAAGCGCGAACAGGTTAATAAAACAGATATTGGCCAACTGCTTGCCGAACAGCGGCAGGCGGAACAAGAGAATGACCCGATACGGGCAGCTCAAATAGCCATGAAGATCATGGAAATACGTAGAACTTTAAAAAGTTCTCTGTAA
- a CDS encoding DUF188 domain-containing protein has product MKLHKPFVYVDADSCPVKQEIISTCAAYHVPVRFVTTINHLSGESDENWIVLDPMDQAVDWYILNRVRPGACVITQDLALATLLTAKDVTVITPRGEQITDADADEILLRKHMRIQNQRQGKRIKGPSKLTAADKQRFLDFFSSYCRKMQEFDERC; this is encoded by the coding sequence ATGAAATTGCATAAGCCTTTTGTTTATGTGGATGCGGATAGCTGTCCTGTTAAACAGGAGATTATCTCCACATGTGCAGCCTATCACGTCCCCGTACGTTTCGTAACAACAATCAATCATTTGAGCGGTGAATCTGATGAAAATTGGATCGTGCTTGATCCAATGGACCAGGCAGTGGATTGGTATATCTTAAATCGCGTTCGCCCTGGTGCATGTGTGATAACGCAGGATCTTGCCCTGGCTACCTTGCTTACTGCCAAGGATGTAACAGTTATTACACCGCGCGGTGAGCAGATAACGGATGCAGATGCAGATGAGATACTTTTGCGAAAGCATATGCGAATCCAAAACCAGCGGCAAGGCAAACGGATAAAAGGACCTTCCAAGCTTACAGCAGCAGATAAACAAAGATTTCTTGATTTTTTTTCGTCATATTGTCGAAAAATGCAGGAATTCGACGAGCGTTGTTGA
- a CDS encoding acyltransferase, which yields MKKQQIQSIYLMRLLAMSLVVLVHVTGAYASVLPFAGDAYEKYHFFNRIIRIEAGLFIAITGLVFFYQYKHKTLTKKLWKDYYKKRVSFILIPYIIWALVYELHKVMLGFGDLNPAAVAKRIFFGESYYQLHFIFLIVQIYLVLPLFIWLDHKVAFFRKYMFVFGCFLQLGYIALTTYYPVSPFPLFLQLMGTLLLGGWIGLHYDRERAKSRSWTTAGWLSVSLLAGSAIAIYYYHAGTLNKMEWDNIPYETVNYIFLAAGCYGIFRLAETLSDILSVSAMSKLQQVASYSFGFYLLHPLVLDYVSRSIPAYSNYLFHVQILLRYLLTMGTCFIIIYLFHRFVPYSALFFGKLPRRSKQNEQDKAS from the coding sequence ATGAAAAAACAACAGATTCAATCCATTTACTTAATGCGGCTGTTAGCAATGTCACTCGTCGTACTTGTTCACGTTACGGGTGCCTATGCGAGTGTATTGCCGTTTGCAGGTGATGCATATGAAAAGTACCACTTCTTTAACCGAATTATCCGGATCGAAGCAGGTTTATTTATCGCAATCACTGGATTGGTCTTCTTTTATCAATACAAGCATAAGACACTAACGAAGAAATTATGGAAAGATTATTATAAGAAGCGGGTTAGCTTTATACTGATTCCTTACATTATTTGGGCACTTGTTTATGAGCTGCATAAAGTGATGCTTGGTTTCGGAGATTTAAATCCGGCAGCTGTCGCTAAACGTATCTTTTTTGGCGAAAGCTATTATCAGCTGCATTTTATCTTTCTAATCGTTCAAATTTATCTGGTGCTGCCGCTGTTCATTTGGCTGGATCACAAGGTGGCTTTCTTTCGAAAATACATGTTTGTTTTTGGATGTTTCTTGCAGCTTGGCTATATTGCTCTTACAACATATTATCCTGTCAGTCCATTTCCACTGTTTCTTCAGCTTATGGGCACGCTTCTTCTTGGCGGTTGGATTGGGCTCCACTATGATAGGGAAAGAGCGAAAAGCCGCAGCTGGACAACAGCAGGCTGGCTATCTGTCAGCTTATTAGCAGGTTCTGCTATCGCAATATACTATTATCATGCCGGAACACTTAATAAAATGGAATGGGACAATATTCCGTATGAAACAGTGAACTATATTTTCTTGGCAGCGGGATGCTATGGAATCTTTAGGCTGGCAGAGACACTGTCTGACATTCTTTCCGTTTCAGCAATGTCAAAATTACAGCAAGTCGCGAGTTATTCCTTCGGGTTTTACTTATTGCATCCGCTTGTATTAGATTATGTATCAAGAAGTATACCAGCGTACAGCAACTATCTTTTTCACGTACAGATTTTGCTGCGTTATCTGCTTACGATGGGAACCTGCTTTATTATTATCTACCTATTTCACCGCTTTGTTCCGTATTCGGCACTTTTTTTTGGAAAATTACCGAGGCGGAGCAAGCAGAACGAGCAGGATAAAGCATCTTGA
- a CDS encoding pyruvate, water dikinase regulatory protein codes for MEKPIVFVVSDSVGETAELVVKAALSQFHMEEPFELLRVPYVENTTILEETLRQASERPSIIAYTMVNPDFRSYLTNEAKAQGIACIDLMGPLMDAMADMFHQEPKLQPGLVHRLDEDYFRRIEAIEFAVRYDDGRDPRGISRADIVLIGVSRTSKTPLSQYLAHKRLKVANVPIVPEVEPPRELFQVDPAKCIGLRISPEKLNNIRKERLKALGLGDQASYANIDRINHELEHFDKIVDRIGCRVIDVSNKAVEETANSILTVRSQLFSD; via the coding sequence ATGGAGAAACCAATTGTCTTTGTTGTATCAGACTCAGTAGGGGAAACAGCGGAGTTAGTTGTGAAAGCGGCGCTCAGCCAATTTCACATGGAAGAGCCTTTTGAATTGCTGCGGGTTCCTTATGTAGAAAACACGACGATACTAGAAGAGACGCTAAGGCAAGCCAGTGAACGACCATCCATCATTGCATACACAATGGTGAACCCAGATTTTCGCTCATACCTTACCAATGAAGCAAAAGCACAAGGAATTGCTTGCATTGATTTAATGGGACCGCTCATGGATGCAATGGCGGATATGTTCCATCAAGAACCAAAGCTCCAGCCTGGTCTTGTTCACCGTCTGGATGAAGATTATTTCCGCCGAATTGAAGCAATTGAGTTTGCTGTGCGCTATGATGATGGCCGCGACCCGCGCGGTATCTCTCGTGCGGATATTGTGCTTATCGGTGTATCTCGTACATCTAAAACGCCGCTTTCTCAGTATTTAGCACATAAGCGATTGAAAGTAGCCAATGTCCCAATTGTCCCGGAAGTCGAACCGCCTCGAGAATTGTTTCAAGTTGACCCGGCTAAATGCATCGGTCTTCGTATCAGTCCGGAAAAGTTGAACAACATCCGCAAAGAACGTCTGAAAGCACTTGGACTTGGTGATCAAGCGAGCTATGCTAATATTGATCGCATCAACCATGAATTGGAGCATTTTGATAAGATTGTGGATCGAATTGGATGCCGCGTAATCGATGTATCCAATAAAGCAGTTGAGGAAACAGCGAATAGCATCTTAACAGTCCGCAGCCAGCTGTTTTCTGATTAA
- a CDS encoding helix-turn-helix transcriptional regulator, whose protein sequence is MDLSKRQQQIIAIVKEAGPITGEQIAERLNLTRATLRPDLAILTMVGFLDARPRVGYFYTGKTGSEIITEKLMKYKVDAFQSMPIVVKEDDSAYDAISAMFLSDVGTLFAVDQDNNLVGVVSRKDLLRASIGNQVLQEIPVHIIMTRMPNVAVCYPDELLVEAANRLIEKQIDSLPVIERSSEAGAKVVGRITKTTITKAFVELARNELM, encoded by the coding sequence ATGGATTTGTCTAAACGACAACAGCAAATAATTGCGATTGTAAAAGAAGCAGGTCCGATAACGGGTGAACAGATCGCGGAACGTTTGAATCTGACTCGAGCAACGCTTCGTCCAGATTTAGCAATTCTCACGATGGTCGGTTTCCTTGATGCAAGACCTCGTGTTGGTTACTTCTATACAGGCAAGACAGGCTCGGAGATCATTACAGAAAAACTGATGAAATACAAAGTGGATGCATTCCAATCAATGCCTATCGTCGTAAAGGAAGATGATTCTGCTTATGATGCCATCAGTGCCATGTTCCTCAGTGATGTCGGTACATTGTTTGCGGTGGACCAGGATAACAATCTTGTTGGGGTAGTTTCTCGGAAAGATTTGCTGCGAGCGAGTATCGGGAATCAAGTACTGCAGGAAATTCCAGTCCATATTATCATGACGCGGATGCCAAACGTGGCGGTCTGCTATCCAGATGAGCTATTAGTTGAAGCGGCTAATCGTTTGATTGAAAAACAAATCGATAGTTTGCCTGTTATCGAGAGATCGAGTGAAGCAGGTGCCAAGGTAGTTGGCCGTATTACAAAAACGACAATCACAAAAGCATTCGTTGAACTTGCTAGAAATGAACTTATGTAA
- the glyS gene encoding glycine--tRNA ligase subunit beta, whose product MQNKDVLFEIGLEEMPARFLPGTISQLEAKTAEWLKNLGLSFDKVKVQATPRRVAVSILSLSEKQPDVEEEVKGPALRIAKDDAGEWSKAAQGFTRGQGATVEDIYTKDVEGTEYIFVKKFVKGQHAEELLPSFKDVLLSLHFPKNMRWGSGSLRYARPIRWIVSLYGESVIPMEVAGTKASNLTYGHRFLGETATIDEPANYEKVLADQFVIVDQVKRQEMIVDAIHQLETANGWQIPIDEDLLEEVLYLVEYPTVFHGDYAAEFLELPQEVLITSMKEHQRYFPVRDTAGKLLPHFIGVRNGNSDHLENVARGNEKVLRARLQDAEFFYAEDKAQSIEKNLEKLSKMIYQVELGTLQDKVNRVTKIASMISDAAGVDKETAARAERAASIAKFDLVTNMVNEFTELQGIMGEKYARHFGENEQVAQAIREQYMPNSSHGALPESTEGTIVSIADKLDTIIGSMVIGNVPTGSQDPYGLRRQAAGIIQMLLKTDWQVTVEELVERTIALFEEQSLPTVEREKYTEDIRSFFYQRANQLLKEEQITYDVIDAVLAVQIGNYPYALARAKALEPLRQDEAFKSVQEALGRVINLAKKGSDEGVDEALFENEYEKELYRMLQEKRSVYMDAAANRQAKEALDTLASFTDSIHAFFDHTMVMTEDKNLKTNRLSLLNQLAALILSYADVTKIQWKQVQ is encoded by the coding sequence ATGCAGAATAAGGATGTATTATTCGAAATCGGTTTAGAAGAAATGCCGGCACGTTTCTTGCCTGGAACAATTAGCCAGCTAGAGGCGAAAACAGCAGAATGGCTGAAAAATCTAGGTCTTTCCTTTGATAAAGTAAAGGTACAGGCAACACCAAGACGTGTCGCAGTATCTATTTTGTCTCTATCTGAAAAGCAGCCCGATGTTGAAGAAGAAGTAAAAGGACCAGCACTTCGTATCGCGAAAGACGACGCAGGTGAATGGTCAAAAGCAGCACAAGGCTTCACACGCGGACAAGGCGCGACTGTCGAAGATATTTACACAAAAGACGTAGAGGGAACAGAATATATTTTTGTGAAGAAATTCGTAAAAGGACAGCATGCAGAAGAGCTGCTGCCATCGTTTAAGGATGTGCTTTTAAGCCTGCACTTCCCGAAAAATATGCGCTGGGGCTCTGGCAGTTTGCGTTATGCACGTCCAATACGCTGGATTGTTTCGCTTTATGGTGAATCAGTCATTCCAATGGAGGTTGCTGGAACGAAAGCATCCAATTTGACGTATGGCCACCGTTTCCTTGGAGAGACAGCAACAATTGATGAGCCTGCTAATTATGAAAAGGTATTGGCAGATCAGTTTGTTATTGTAGATCAAGTGAAACGCCAAGAGATGATTGTAGATGCTATTCATCAATTGGAAACAGCGAATGGCTGGCAAATTCCAATTGATGAGGATTTGTTGGAAGAAGTATTGTATCTGGTTGAATATCCAACCGTGTTTCATGGTGATTATGCAGCGGAATTCTTAGAATTGCCGCAAGAAGTACTAATCACAAGCATGAAGGAACATCAGCGTTATTTCCCAGTCAGAGATACTGCTGGCAAGCTGCTTCCGCATTTTATCGGTGTGCGTAACGGGAATAGTGACCACTTGGAAAACGTTGCACGCGGTAACGAGAAAGTATTACGTGCAAGACTTCAAGATGCGGAATTTTTCTACGCCGAAGATAAAGCACAGTCAATTGAGAAAAACTTAGAAAAGCTTTCTAAGATGATTTATCAAGTAGAGCTTGGTACTTTGCAGGATAAAGTCAATCGCGTGACGAAGATTGCAAGCATGATCAGTGACGCTGCAGGCGTAGACAAAGAGACTGCTGCTCGCGCCGAACGCGCAGCAAGTATTGCTAAATTTGATCTTGTAACGAACATGGTAAATGAATTTACTGAACTTCAAGGAATCATGGGGGAAAAGTATGCCCGTCATTTCGGAGAAAACGAACAGGTAGCACAAGCCATTCGGGAACAATATATGCCGAACTCCTCTCATGGCGCGCTTCCAGAGTCAACAGAAGGTACAATTGTTAGTATCGCAGACAAACTCGATACGATTATTGGAAGCATGGTCATCGGCAATGTTCCGACAGGTTCCCAAGATCCATACGGGTTGCGCCGTCAAGCAGCTGGTATTATCCAGATGCTTTTGAAAACCGATTGGCAGGTTACGGTTGAAGAACTAGTAGAGCGCACGATTGCATTATTCGAGGAACAATCGCTGCCAACTGTAGAAAGAGAAAAATACACAGAGGATATTCGCAGCTTCTTTTATCAGCGTGCGAACCAGCTGTTGAAAGAAGAACAGATAACGTATGATGTAATTGATGCCGTACTGGCCGTTCAGATTGGCAATTATCCATATGCGCTTGCCAGAGCGAAGGCGCTTGAACCGCTGCGTCAAGATGAAGCTTTTAAATCTGTCCAAGAAGCGCTTGGCCGAGTTATTAACTTGGCGAAAAAAGGATCAGATGAAGGAGTAGATGAAGCTCTATTCGAAAACGAATATGAAAAAGAGCTATATCGTATGCTGCAAGAAAAGCGTAGTGTATACATGGATGCGGCTGCGAACAGACAGGCGAAAGAAGCGCTGGATACGCTTGCGTCATTTACTGACAGCATTCACGCATTCTTTGACCATACGATGGTAATGACCGAAGATAAGAATCTAAAAACAAACCGCTTGTCGCTGTTAAATCAATTGGCTGCATTGATTTTAAGCTATGCAGATGTGACAAAAATACAGTGGAAGCAGGTCCAATGA
- the glyQ gene encoding glycine--tRNA ligase subunit alpha has translation MNIQNMILTLQKHWSDQGCLLMQAYDVEKGAGTMSPMTLLRSLGPEPWNVAYVEPSRRPADGRYGENPNRLYQHHQFQVIMKPSPDNIQELYLESLRKLGIDPLKHDIRFVEDNWENPTLGAAGLGWEVWLDGMEITQFTYFQQIGGLEAKPVSVEITYGLERLASYIQDKENVFDLEWTDGVTVADIFKQPEFEHSTYTFKESDTDMLFQLFDMYEKEAKRIMDQGLVFPAYDYVLKCSHTFNLLDAKGAISVTERTGYIGRVRNLARSIAKSYVAERERLGFPMLKEGADEHAE, from the coding sequence ATGAATATCCAAAATATGATTTTGACATTACAAAAGCATTGGTCAGATCAAGGCTGTCTTCTAATGCAGGCATATGATGTAGAAAAAGGTGCCGGAACGATGAGTCCGATGACTTTATTGCGCAGCCTCGGCCCTGAGCCATGGAATGTGGCTTATGTGGAGCCTTCACGCCGCCCGGCAGATGGTCGCTACGGTGAGAATCCAAACCGTCTTTATCAGCATCACCAATTCCAGGTTATTATGAAACCATCACCTGATAATATTCAGGAACTTTATTTAGAGTCTCTTCGCAAACTGGGTATTGATCCATTAAAGCACGATATTCGATTTGTAGAAGATAACTGGGAAAACCCGACACTTGGTGCTGCTGGACTTGGCTGGGAAGTATGGTTGGATGGAATGGAAATTACCCAATTCACTTACTTCCAGCAAATCGGAGGCCTAGAAGCAAAACCAGTCTCTGTTGAGATTACATATGGTTTGGAGCGTCTTGCTTCCTACATTCAGGACAAAGAAAATGTATTTGATCTTGAGTGGACGGATGGTGTGACGGTTGCTGATATTTTCAAGCAGCCTGAATTCGAGCATTCTACGTATACATTCAAGGAATCCGATACGGATATGCTGTTCCAGCTGTTTGATATGTACGAAAAAGAAGCAAAGCGAATCATGGATCAAGGGCTTGTTTTCCCAGCTTATGACTATGTACTCAAATGTTCGCACACATTTAACTTACTTGATGCGAAGGGAGCTATCTCTGTAACAGAGCGTACCGGTTATATTGGCAGAGTGCGAAACCTAGCTAGATCTATCGCGAAGAGCTATGTAGCAGAGCGGGAGCGATTGGGCTTCCCGATGCTGAAAGAAGGAGCGGATGAGCATGCAGAATAA
- the recO gene encoding DNA repair protein RecO — translation MLQNIEGIILRTQDYGETHKIITIFTEDRGKVAVMARGAKKPKSRMAAIAQPFIYGSFLVQIGSGMGAMQQGEPLQSFRGIREDIVKTAYASYIAEMTDKLTDNNKPDPDLFRQLLQVLEWINDGKDADVLRIIYELKMFRRGGFAPAVHQCVNCGNTELPYKFSIPEGGMLCRRCMHLDHDAYVLSDKVTKLLQLFTSIDITRIGNISVKPETKRLLNELLDAYYERYGGYFLKSKKFLSQLDKLQ, via the coding sequence TTGCTCCAAAACATAGAAGGAATTATTCTGCGCACGCAGGATTACGGGGAAACTCATAAGATTATTACAATCTTTACGGAAGATCGCGGCAAGGTTGCTGTGATGGCCCGAGGGGCGAAGAAACCAAAGAGCCGGATGGCGGCTATTGCCCAGCCGTTCATCTATGGATCGTTTCTTGTACAAATTGGTTCAGGTATGGGAGCCATGCAGCAAGGCGAGCCGCTTCAAAGTTTCCGTGGCATTCGAGAAGATATCGTAAAGACAGCTTATGCTTCTTATATCGCAGAAATGACAGATAAACTGACAGATAACAATAAGCCTGACCCAGACTTGTTCCGTCAGCTGCTTCAAGTGCTCGAATGGATCAATGACGGAAAAGATGCAGATGTATTACGTATTATTTATGAGTTGAAGATGTTCCGCCGCGGCGGCTTTGCACCGGCCGTGCATCAATGTGTAAATTGCGGAAATACAGAATTGCCTTACAAATTTTCTATACCAGAGGGCGGCATGCTTTGTCGTCGGTGTATGCATTTGGACCACGATGCTTACGTTTTATCCGATAAGGTAACAAAGCTTTTGCAGCTTTTTACCAGTATTGATATTACCAGGATAGGTAATATATCCGTCAAGCCGGAAACAAAACGGTTGCTCAATGAGCTGCTGGATGCCTATTACGAACGTTATGGCGGATACTTCCTGAAAAGCAAAAAGTTTTTATCTCAACTAGATAAACTGCAATAA
- a CDS encoding YqzL family protein: MIDFHWQIFSKTGSIETYLLMKEIETMYNSLIPPRQDNIIELPNYNRLQSKM; the protein is encoded by the coding sequence GTGATTGATTTCCATTGGCAAATCTTTAGCAAGACCGGGAGTATTGAAACCTACTTATTGATGAAAGAAATTGAAACGATGTACAATTCACTCATACCTCCAAGACAAGATAACATCATAGAACTTCCGAACTATAATCGGCTTCAATCGAAAATGTAA